The Planktothrix agardhii NIES-204 genomic interval GCTCTGATTTATGGGGAAACTGAACCTGTAATCATTTATCCGGCTAGTCCGAATCAGTTGGTGATGGTAGTGGATGGAAATGGAGGCTGTTATGTCCTTCCAGAATATCAGGTGAAAGTTAAGCGATCGCCCTATCGTGCCAAATTTATTCGGCTTCAACCCCCCGAATTTTTTCAAGTTCTCCGAGAAAAATTAGGCTGGGGACTGCCTCATATTGCCAAGCCGACTTCTGTTGAATTGCCGTAGGCGGGGGAGACAGAGGAGGCAGGGCAGAAGTGTGTTAGCACGCACTAACACCTTAATAGTTAACGGAAAGTGTTAAAATAGTTTTAATTTTTTTGATCAAAACAAAATAAATAGATGAATAAGTTGGGGTTAGAGCAGCATCCTTCGATCTTAGTTATTGAGCCAGATGAACTGTTAGCTCAACAGATTAGCCTAGATTTAGAAGAAGCGGGTTATTATCCGATTGTAGTCAGTAACGGAGCAGCAGGATTAAATCAAGCAACGGAATTACAACCCGCATTAATAGTCATTGATCGATTATTGGGAGGAGAGTCAGGACTATCGGTTTGTAGTCATTTACGTGATTTAGGTAGCCGGATACCTGTGTTAATTTTAATGGCAAAAGATGCGATCGAAGACCGCATTGCTTGTTTAGAGTCGGGGGCAGATGACTATTGTTTAAAACCCTATCGGACGGAAAGTTTTTTGGAACGGGTCAATCTATATTTGCAACCAGGAACTAATACTAACGAACAGTTACGCTTTGGGGAGTTAGTCTTGGATTTGGCCACCAGAAGGGCACTCCGCAATAGTAGAACAATTGATCTAACAATGAAAGAGTATGAGTTACTCAAATATTTGATGGAACATCCGCGAGAAGTCTTAACCCGGGAACAAATTTTAGAGAATGTCTGGGGTTATGACTTTCTGGGAGAGTCTAACGTTATAGAAGTTTACATTCGTTATTTGCGACTCAAAATTGAAGACGAAGGCGAAAAACGCCTAATTCAAACGGTTAGAGGGGTGGGGTATGTTCTCAGAGATGGGTAATGGGTAATAGGTAATAGGTAATGGGTTTTGGGTTTTGGGTAATCTGCGTAATCCTGTTAAATCAGTGATCAAAATTGTCTAAGATGCTGTACAATCTTTTGTCACTGGGGATACAAATTTTTTGACAACCTTGAACCTTGAACTGTTAGTCGGATTTAGGACTGGTTTGATCTTGGCTTCTATACCCAAAGCCTTAGTTTCCATGGGTTTTGGGGCGCTCGGTATATTATTAGTTAGCTGTTCACCTTTGTTATCATCGGTTTCAATAGCACAATCTGTAGGTTTAGGAACTTCGGTTTCTCAATCTCCTATAATCACCCAAGAGAATCGGGGTCAAATGTTACCGATTACGGCGAAGGCTAAAATTGGCAGCCAGGTTATTCAGCTTGAAGTGGCTCGAACCCCTCAGCAACAAGCATTAGGTTTAATGTATAGAACCAATGTAGCCGATGATCGGGGAATGTTATTTCCCTTTGCTCAACCTCGGGTTGTGGGGTTTTGGATGAAAAACTGTAAAATCCCCCTGGATATGATTTTTCTGCGCGATGACGTGGTGAAAGCCATTCAGGTTAATGCTCTCCCTTGTGAACAGGAACCTTGTCCTACCTATGGCCCTGATGTTCCGGTGAATCAGGTGATTGAATTACGGGGCGGACGATCTCAGGAATTGGGTGTAAAAGTGGGCGATCGCATACCGATCAGCTTTCTGAATTCTCAGCCATCAGCTTTAAGTTGAAATAACTTTACAAAAATTCATGTAATTTGTTAAAACTTTAATGTTAAGGTCTACACCATAGCAAATAAATTTGTTAATCTGTTTATTCGAGCATTGTTCAGCGTAAAGGAAGTTAACCCTATACAGTTGATTTATTCTTCTTAGGTGTGAGGAG includes:
- a CDS encoding two-component response regulator, whose product is MNKLGLEQHPSILVIEPDELLAQQISLDLEEAGYYPIVVSNGAAGLNQATELQPALIVIDRLLGGESGLSVCSHLRDLGSRIPVLILMAKDAIEDRIACLESGADDYCLKPYRTESFLERVNLYLQPGTNTNEQLRFGELVLDLATRRALRNSRTIDLTMKEYELLKYLMEHPREVLTREQILENVWGYDFLGESNVIEVYIRYLRLKIEDEGEKRLIQTVRGVGYVLRDG